AGACAAACGGGAGGATGGAGGCAGGAGCGTGTCCTTCATCCAGGTGGCGCACTCCTTTGCTAAAAAGAAAGTGTGCACATCTTCGTCGGACGACTCCACGTGCAGAATGGTTGCGTTTGGGCAGCTGGACGTTTCGAACAACTCGGTGAGTGTGGGAAGCGCGCAAGGGAGAAGCGCGAAAAGACGAATCACCACACATGTCGCGCACAAAGACGAAGCGCCACCCCCCCGTAGGTACTACGCCTGAAGGTGCTGAGGCCGGATGGAAAAGGGTACTTCCTAACTATTCGAAGGGACTACGTGACCATTCTGTATTACCTAAAGTATATGAAGGACATCCCCTTCAAATATACAGAAGTAGTGGACGTGTTTAACCAccaaaagtttaaaaaatactcAGAGAGGGAAATTAAGgaatacacatacacatgtaaCGTGCGGAGGATAGAAGAAATAAACAGCCCAGATGGAGATTTCCCACCGCATTTTCTTGAATACATAAAGGGAGAAGCATGTTCATGCCAATCGTATAACTTGTTTAGGGATAACAAAGATATAAAGAGGTCAAAATTAAagtgcatttattttaatatgctaTTCTCCGAATCGGCCACCGTTTACAGTAGGCACTGTGCCATCATGGATTTCTCCTCCTATGCTGTATATGACATAGATTACCCCCCACTATTTAATACCCAAGTGGATATAACTGTGCAGGAATATTCCTATGATGACGTCAGTAgcgttttaaataaaacgtaTGATTTAGTTacaaaggagaagaaataCGAATTGAATGATTCCATAACGGAAATTAGAGACGATTATTTTGACTTGTGGTTGCTTCTAAGGAGTGAATTCCATGGGAAAAACACTTTAGTCAATTTGTCCAATGATTATATTCTCATTCCTTCTGCTCCGGTGCACGATATAGACGTTTTAGCGAGTGACGTTACTAGGAATTGTGGCCTACAAGAGAATTCCCCCCTTCTGAAAGGATGCGATTATCATGGAGTATGCAATGAAATTCACCCCTGCTTGAGAAAAGCTCTCATGATGCCAAAGTACCTCTTCGACTTGAGCGGCAAAACATGTGACAAATTTGGGGTGTCTCTTACCAAATGGAGAGCAGCTAATGGGAACTTctgtgccgctccccctggACACTGCATTTCTGTAAACCTTCAGAGATATTACGATGCGCATAAAGCAGCTATGGATTCAGATGGGGcttcaaaatataaaattaaaaatgtatatgcatcGGAACCACAGACGAGGATATACAAACCATCCACTTTGCCTGACCATTTGAAagataaaattaacaataatcataaaaaaatcgaTGCCAACGATTTAGATAATAAAGTATTTTACAATCCAAAGACAGCTGCACACACGCAATTCATTGAGTATAAATTTAATGGAAATCATTCTGTTGAGATTAAGTTCGAAACGAATGCGTTGGAGGTGTACGAAATTAGGCCTGTTTCGACTGCCACCATTACGCATATTACTACTCCCAAAAATTGTTCTTCTAATCAGTCGGAGTCAAAAGATTGCGTTCTAATTGTGCATACCTGGAATAACAGCGCCAATGTGGGCTCAAACTTCTCTTGCCATGTGATTTGCACAGATAAGGAGACGGGGAAAATTGCTACTCACATTGGGCCCATCAGCCCTGTGAACGCGTTCATTGATGCTAACAAGAATTAcgccttttattttattatcaaatttttaataaacaaagaaataaaaaccaTGTGTAAGGCAGTTCTTCGCGATTCGAATGGGAAGGAGTGTTCCAAGGAGGATTTCCTATTAACATCAAAGGAGACTGTGCACGTGGTAGATATAGCACTACCAGAAATGACAGTCGAAACAAGTGTAACCAAATATGACAGCGAACCGGAAGCTTCCCAAAATGATGATAGCGATACGTGCAAGTGTacttttgaaattttttgctacctatttaatatgaaaaaatgt
Above is a window of Plasmodium vivax chromosome 8, whole genome shotgun sequence DNA encoding:
- a CDS encoding hypothetical protein, conserved (encoded by transcript PVX_094925A), which translates into the protein MVAFGQLDVSNNSVLRLKVLRPDGKGYFLTIRRDYVTILYYLKYMKDIPFKYTEVVDVFNHQKFKKYSEREIKEYTYTCNVRRIEEINSPDGDFPPHFLEYIKGEACSCQSYNLFRDNKDIKRSKLKCIYFNMLFSESATVYSRHCAIMDFSSYAVYDIDYPPLFNTQVDITVQEYSYDDVSSVLNKTYDLVTKEKKYELNDSITEIRDDYFDLWLLLRSEFHGKNTLVNLSNDYILIPSAPVHDIDVLASDVTRNCGLQENSPLLKGCDYHGVCNEIHPCLRKALMMPKYLFDLSGKTCDKFGVSLTKWRAANGNFCAAPPGHCISVNLQRYYDAHKAAMDSDGASKYKIKNVYASEPQTRIYKPSTLPDHLKDKINNNHKKIDANDLDNKVFYNPKTAAHTQFIEYKFNGNHSVEIKFETNALEVYEIRPVSTATITHITTPKNCSSNQSESKDCVLIVHTWNNSANVGSNFSCHVICTDKETGKIATHIGPISPVNAFIDANKNYAFYFIIKFLINKEIKTMCKAVLRDSNGKECSKEDFLLTSKETVHVVDIALPEMTVETSVTKYDSEPEASQNDDSDTCKCTFEIFCYLFNMKKCVNYYTKRIKNVIKKFAIIAILVILAPALIPLLPFFIKFFFVCLSLALRIYHSLLVALQSINLAGIKERLHIRGKRSKCKKGTTGATGAASSSSSSLIETSSVSSMSQKGGTRNGSFRVKKSAKSEALKQTRRKKKKKKSGRMGNKTMTGAHSRNDYSQHGGSSSEGTAIYSSQSASSIDLSQSDRSSNKGTRAPSRAHARGSYNV